In Fibrobacter sp. UWB10, a single window of DNA contains:
- the mdh gene encoding malate dehydrogenase: MARKKIALVGAGQIGGTMALVIAQKNLGDVVLIDIPQTQGMPKGKALDIMEGRSVINSSVDLQGSTDYSAIKGADVVIVTAGFPRMPGMSRDDLLDKNCGVIKTVAEAIKENAPDAFVIVITNPLDAMVYNMQKQSGLPANKVIGMAGVLDSARLACFVADELGVSVEDVKALVMGGHGDTMVSIMECVTVGGIPVSQLMSKEKFAELAKRTAGAGGEIVNLLGRGSAFYSPATSAVHMAEAYLLDKKNVFSCAAKLNGEYGVKGLYCGVPVVVGANGVEKIIEVSMNDEEKAAFAKSVDACRKNAEWVDAHT, from the coding sequence ATGGCAAGAAAGAAGATTGCACTTGTTGGTGCTGGTCAAATCGGTGGTACAATGGCTCTCGTTATCGCCCAGAAGAATCTTGGCGACGTTGTTCTTATCGACATTCCGCAGACTCAGGGTATGCCTAAGGGTAAGGCCCTCGATATCATGGAAGGCCGCTCTGTCATCAACTCCTCCGTGGATCTTCAGGGTTCTACCGACTACTCTGCTATCAAGGGTGCCGATGTCGTGATCGTTACCGCCGGTTTCCCGCGTATGCCGGGCATGAGCCGCGACGACCTTCTGGACAAGAACTGCGGCGTTATCAAGACTGTCGCTGAAGCCATCAAGGAAAACGCTCCGGATGCATTCGTAATCGTGATTACGAACCCGCTCGACGCCATGGTCTACAACATGCAGAAGCAGTCCGGTCTCCCGGCCAACAAGGTGATCGGTATGGCTGGCGTGCTTGACTCTGCCCGTCTCGCTTGCTTCGTTGCCGACGAACTCGGCGTGTCTGTCGAAGACGTGAAGGCCCTCGTGATGGGCGGCCACGGCGACACCATGGTTTCCATCATGGAATGCGTCACTGTCGGTGGTATCCCGGTTTCTCAGCTCATGAGCAAGGAAAAGTTTGCTGAACTCGCCAAGCGTACCGCTGGTGCCGGTGGCGAAATCGTGAACCTCCTCGGCCGCGGCTCCGCTTTCTACAGCCCGGCTACTTCTGCCGTGCACATGGCAGAAGCCTACCTCCTCGATAAGAAGAACGTGTTCTCTTGCGCTGCCAAGCTGAACGGCGAATACGGCGTGAAGGGCCTCTACTGCGGCGTGCCGGTTGTCGTTGGTGCAAACGGTGTCGAAAAGATCATCGAAGTTTCTATGAACGACGAAGAAAAGGCTGCTTTCGCAAAGTCTGTTGACGCCTGCCGCAAGAACGCTGAATGGGTCGACGCACATACGTAA
- the thiF gene encoding thiamine biosynthesis protein ThiF — MDSRVPSQNEMHAALEKRQGAEAVRKLQAATVAVCGLGGLGSNIAISLARAGVGKLILIDFDRVDVTNLHRQQYKACQVGMPKPEALLANLKEIAPYTEFEIHFEKVSAENAEALLAKADVICEAFDNAEAKAMLVNTVLENMPEKFLVAASGMAGFDSGNSITTRKVTKRFYVCGDGKSDVADGIGLVAPRVMLCAAHQALTAIRLILGLE; from the coding sequence ATGGATTCTCGCGTGCCTTCGCAGAATGAGATGCATGCTGCGCTTGAAAAGCGGCAGGGTGCAGAAGCTGTGCGCAAATTGCAGGCGGCAACAGTTGCTGTTTGCGGTTTGGGTGGGCTCGGTTCGAATATTGCGATTTCTTTGGCGCGTGCCGGTGTCGGCAAACTGATTCTGATTGATTTTGATCGTGTCGATGTCACGAATTTGCATCGCCAGCAGTATAAGGCTTGCCAGGTTGGCATGCCGAAGCCCGAGGCGCTGCTTGCGAACTTGAAAGAGATTGCGCCGTATACGGAGTTTGAAATTCATTTTGAGAAAGTGAGCGCCGAGAATGCGGAGGCGTTGTTGGCCAAGGCCGACGTGATTTGCGAGGCCTTTGATAATGCCGAGGCGAAGGCGATGCTTGTGAATACGGTGCTTGAAAATATGCCCGAAAAGTTCCTGGTCGCGGCTTCTGGCATGGCGGGTTTCGACAGCGGAAATTCGATTACGACTCGCAAGGTGACCAAGCGCTTTTATGTTTGCGGTGATGGCAAAAGCGATGTGGCCGATGGAATCGGGCTCGTCGCGCCCCGCGTGATGCTTTGTGCCGCCCACCAGGCCTTGACTGCTATCCGCCTGATTCTCGGGCTGGAATAA
- a CDS encoding family 43 glycosylhydrolase, with translation MGFGFRGMFGFAVTIWGATALFAADWYAKDNLQPGHDPSMIRFEDGYALMSTNNNLQLWTSEDAYTWRDHKSTVSKIPQWAYTYAPKTEGIWAPDLFYMNGEYRVYYCVSEFGVRNSAIGYQSTTSIMPGTTGYGWKDHGHVFHTKQGTDSYNAIDADVVKDTEGNYWMAFGSFGLGIQLIKLDATTGYQASDDKTVYNIARRTSKESGGAEEGPSLIEHNGQYFLFTAWDKCCQQGANIEQTTYKTAYGRADKVTGPYKDRAGYNMATGGGTILLERYGRYVGPGGGEAFQDLNRVRFVHHYYDLNGDKYNHIHIRDVVFTEDNWAEMGQPFLGRYLSAEVEHGALTRAVSGDLAITRSNTASNGEYLAYVNTAGSKIRLPMNIMQAGNYLLRYRYANGGDAAAEHKVTVNGKSQTVTLPPTGSWGTFPEKSVVMVPATLKRGGNFIEIEPQPNGNFAELDRIDFLRIIRDTIPANGFDNGIRVRLTADDEFAIKDGGYAIFENVVLDSLKDIGNVFLQVKNAYSGKIVIRDGKKDGTALFTCDLSNSSLMGGGWSAVKCSGDMGLRGVKDLYLTASGISGEAILGNLIFEPMQVVCVQEPCGDPISSSSGSGITSSSSNTTAIAPRAIRHDSQMPARKAYRDLKGRAFDKQIPYRVMF, from the coding sequence ATGGGATTTGGTTTTCGTGGAATGTTTGGTTTCGCGGTGACGATTTGGGGCGCCACCGCCCTTTTTGCGGCCGATTGGTACGCGAAGGATAACTTGCAGCCGGGTCATGACCCGAGCATGATTCGCTTTGAGGACGGCTACGCCCTCATGAGCACCAATAACAATCTGCAATTGTGGACATCGGAAGATGCCTACACTTGGCGTGACCACAAGTCGACCGTGAGCAAGATTCCGCAGTGGGCCTATACCTACGCGCCCAAGACCGAGGGCATCTGGGCTCCGGACCTTTTCTACATGAACGGCGAGTATCGCGTTTACTATTGCGTGTCGGAATTCGGCGTGCGCAATTCGGCTATCGGTTACCAGTCGACGACTTCGATTATGCCGGGTACAACAGGCTATGGCTGGAAGGACCATGGCCATGTTTTCCATACGAAGCAGGGGACAGATTCGTATAACGCTATCGACGCCGACGTGGTCAAGGATACCGAGGGCAATTACTGGATGGCTTTCGGTTCGTTCGGGCTCGGCATTCAGTTGATCAAGTTGGACGCGACTACGGGCTACCAGGCGAGCGACGACAAGACGGTCTACAACATTGCTCGCCGTACGAGCAAGGAAAGCGGTGGTGCCGAAGAAGGCCCGAGCCTGATTGAGCATAATGGACAGTACTTCTTGTTTACGGCTTGGGATAAGTGCTGCCAGCAGGGCGCAAATATCGAGCAGACTACCTACAAGACGGCTTACGGTCGCGCTGACAAGGTGACGGGCCCGTACAAGGACCGCGCCGGTTACAATATGGCGACAGGTGGTGGCACGATTCTTTTGGAACGCTACGGACGCTACGTGGGCCCGGGCGGTGGCGAGGCCTTCCAGGACTTGAACCGAGTGCGCTTTGTGCATCACTACTACGATCTGAATGGCGACAAATACAACCATATTCACATTCGTGATGTCGTGTTTACCGAGGATAACTGGGCTGAGATGGGACAGCCCTTCCTCGGGCGTTATTTGAGTGCCGAAGTCGAACATGGCGCGCTGACGCGTGCGGTGTCGGGCGACCTTGCGATTACGCGGAGCAATACAGCTTCGAACGGGGAGTATCTCGCTTACGTGAATACCGCAGGTTCCAAGATTCGCTTGCCGATGAACATTATGCAGGCGGGAAACTACCTGCTGCGTTATCGCTATGCCAACGGTGGTGATGCGGCTGCGGAGCACAAGGTGACGGTGAATGGTAAGTCACAGACGGTGACGCTCCCGCCCACAGGTTCCTGGGGCACGTTCCCCGAAAAGTCTGTGGTGATGGTGCCTGCGACGCTCAAGCGTGGCGGCAACTTCATCGAAATCGAGCCGCAGCCGAACGGAAATTTTGCGGAACTCGACCGTATCGATTTCTTGCGCATTATCCGCGATACGATTCCCGCGAACGGCTTTGACAACGGCATCCGCGTGCGTTTGACGGCGGACGATGAATTCGCCATCAAGGACGGCGGCTACGCAATTTTCGAAAATGTGGTGCTGGATTCGCTCAAGGATATCGGCAATGTTTTCCTTCAGGTGAAAAACGCTTATTCGGGTAAGATCGTGATTCGCGATGGCAAGAAGGACGGGACGGCGCTCTTCACATGTGACCTGTCAAATAGTTCTCTCATGGGCGGCGGCTGGTCTGCGGTGAAATGCTCGGGCGATATGGGCCTGCGCGGCGTCAAGGACCTGTACCTGACGGCATCGGGAATTTCCGGCGAGGCGATTCTCGGGAATCTCATCTTTGAACCGATGCAGGTTGTCTGCGTTCAGGAACCGTGCGGCGACCCGATTTCCAGTTCCAGCGGTTCTGGCATTACCTCGAGTTCTTCGAATACGACTGCGATTGCCCCGCGTGCAATTCGCCACGATTCTCAGATGCCCGCCCGCAAGGCCTACCGCGACCTGAAGGGCCGCGCCTTCGACAAGCAAATCCCGTATCGCGTGATGTTCTAA
- a CDS encoding type II toxin-antitoxin system RelE/ParE family toxin, whose protein sequence is MSPSHKPLVWLHEQPQTPPLSQKARIETGYLLRMLQSGMNLSLPQSRPMPSIGVHCHELRIRDENKIWRLFYRIDTDAIVVILWTEKKTNKTPDEVLDLCRQRLKSYDAED, encoded by the coding sequence ATGAGTCCGAGTCATAAACCATTGGTATGGTTGCATGAGCAACCGCAAACACCGCCGTTATCTCAAAAAGCGAGGATAGAAACCGGATACCTATTACGAATGCTGCAATCGGGAATGAATCTGTCGCTTCCTCAGAGTCGCCCGATGCCATCAATTGGTGTTCATTGTCATGAACTTCGCATTAGAGATGAAAATAAAATATGGAGATTGTTCTATCGGATAGATACGGATGCAATAGTCGTGATTCTGTGGACGGAAAAGAAAACGAACAAGACTCCTGATGAGGTCCTAGACTTGTGTCGTCAACGTTTGAAATCTTATGATGCGGAGGATTAG
- a CDS encoding thiazole synthase, with the protein MDDKLVIGGHEFNSRFILGSGKYSLKLIEAAVRDAGAQIVTLAVRRANTKDHENILDYIPKGVTLLPNTSGARNAAEAVRVARLSRELGCGDFVKIEIMRDTKYLLPDNYETIKATETLAKEGFVVMPYMYPDLNVARDLANAGAAAVMPLAAPIGSNKGLSTREFIQILIDEIDLPIIVDAGIGKPSEACAAMEMGAAAIMANTALATAGDLPMMAQSFKLAIEAGRKAYLAGLGRVLTRGASASDPLTGFLRD; encoded by the coding sequence ATGGACGACAAACTTGTAATTGGTGGTCACGAATTCAATTCCCGCTTTATTTTAGGTTCCGGCAAATACTCCCTCAAGCTGATTGAGGCTGCTGTGCGCGATGCCGGGGCACAGATTGTGACCCTCGCGGTGCGCCGTGCGAACACCAAGGACCATGAAAATATTCTGGATTACATTCCGAAGGGTGTGACGCTGTTGCCGAATACGTCCGGCGCACGCAACGCCGCTGAAGCGGTGCGCGTCGCGCGTCTTTCTCGCGAACTCGGCTGCGGTGATTTCGTCAAGATCGAAATCATGCGCGACACGAAGTACCTTTTGCCCGACAACTACGAAACCATCAAGGCGACCGAAACCTTGGCGAAAGAAGGTTTCGTAGTAATGCCGTATATGTATCCGGATTTGAACGTGGCGCGCGACCTCGCTAACGCGGGTGCCGCAGCCGTGATGCCGCTGGCTGCTCCGATTGGTTCTAACAAGGGCCTTTCTACCCGCGAATTCATTCAGATTCTCATCGATGAAATCGACCTCCCGATTATTGTGGATGCGGGCATCGGTAAACCCTCTGAAGCTTGCGCTGCCATGGAAATGGGCGCAGCCGCCATTATGGCGAATACCGCTCTTGCAACCGCTGGCGATTTGCCCATGATGGCTCAGAGTTTCAAGCTCGCAATTGAAGCGGGTCGCAAGGCGTACCTCGCTGGCCTTGGCCGTGTGTTGACCCGCGGCGCTTCCGCTTCCGACCCGCTCACAGGATTCTTGAGAGACTAA
- a CDS encoding FISUMP domain-containing protein, giving the protein MKYFAALLLSAVLFVACGDESSSSAPAPDPSEESSSSLEKTTESSSSAKPTSSEDKQSSSSAKKDNSSSSAVKASSSSATPKSSSSEEVKQSSSSIVASSSSVAEQSSSSFVIPMDLNPGMSYSDLEDPRDSRTYKYFAVTGKDTSGKKVTINVMAQNLNVGVMVDGEKNQEDDSKIERYCYDNDSINCLIYGGLYQWAEMMQLPSRCNTESCADLIKPNHQGICPAGWRLLTYNDFYIVVHAEGNKNGVEDVRATAFGGYNYSGYSLIGAGARVDDATSKFTDLDDGAYWFFPTEQVTRVYRGGASFSSKSMKTFNNGYGPKLDGYSVRCVMVE; this is encoded by the coding sequence GTGAAATATTTTGCTGCGTTGTTGCTTTCTGCCGTTTTGTTTGTCGCCTGCGGTGATGAATCTAGTAGCTCTGCACCTGCTCCAGACCCGAGCGAAGAATCGTCTTCGTCACTTGAAAAGACAACGGAATCTAGCTCCTCGGCAAAGCCCACTTCTAGCGAAGACAAACAGTCTTCTTCTTCTGCGAAAAAAGATAACTCTAGCAGCAGTGCTGTGAAGGCTTCTTCTTCAAGCGCCACACCGAAGTCGAGCAGTAGCGAAGAAGTAAAGCAGTCTTCTTCGAGTATTGTGGCTTCGAGCAGCAGCGTGGCGGAGCAGTCAAGTAGCAGTTTTGTTATTCCAATGGATTTAAATCCCGGAATGTCTTATAGTGATTTAGAAGATCCTAGGGATTCTAGGACATACAAATATTTTGCTGTCACAGGAAAGGATACCAGTGGAAAAAAAGTGACGATAAATGTTATGGCTCAAAACCTGAATGTCGGTGTAATGGTTGATGGTGAAAAGAACCAAGAAGATGATTCCAAAATTGAACGATACTGTTATGATAATGATTCTATCAATTGCCTAATATATGGAGGCTTGTACCAGTGGGCCGAAATGATGCAATTGCCGAGCCGTTGTAACACCGAGAGCTGTGCAGACCTTATAAAGCCAAACCACCAGGGAATCTGCCCGGCTGGTTGGCGTCTTCTGACGTACAATGATTTCTATATCGTGGTACATGCTGAAGGTAATAAAAATGGTGTCGAGGATGTTCGAGCGACAGCCTTTGGGGGGTACAATTATTCTGGTTATAGCTTGATTGGTGCTGGCGCTAGGGTTGACGATGCTACCTCGAAATTTACGGATTTAGATGATGGGGCTTATTGGTTTTTTCCAACAGAACAGGTAACTCGCGTGTATCGAGGTGGTGCATCTTTTTCAAGTAAGTCTATGAAGACTTTCAATAATGGGTATGGCCCTAAATTGGATGGATATTCTGTTCGCTGTGTAATGGTTGAATAA
- the yfcE gene encoding phosphodiesterase, protein MRTLVLSDIHGSAFACKMALSYLDKLKCDRIFLLGDLLYHGPRNPLPGGHDPQGVVELLSPLKDKITAVRGNCDAEVDQMVLGFPCLADYAELEENGLRLFLSHGHLYDPYLFSHYKADVYFSGHTHIFTAEKNADGVYCLNPGSTSLPKGGNPPTFGLYETSGEGSTTPPRFSVHHLETGKELATVEIVRE, encoded by the coding sequence ATGCGTACTTTAGTCCTATCTGATATCCACGGTTCTGCTTTCGCCTGCAAGATGGCACTTTCTTACCTCGACAAGCTCAAATGCGACCGCATTTTCCTTTTGGGCGATCTTCTTTATCACGGTCCCCGGAACCCGCTGCCCGGCGGACACGACCCGCAAGGAGTTGTCGAGCTCTTGAGCCCGCTTAAGGACAAGATTACCGCCGTTCGCGGCAACTGCGACGCCGAAGTGGACCAGATGGTGCTGGGATTCCCCTGCCTCGCGGACTACGCCGAATTAGAAGAAAACGGACTGCGCCTATTTTTGAGCCACGGTCACCTGTACGACCCGTATCTGTTCAGCCACTACAAGGCCGACGTGTACTTCTCCGGTCATACACATATCTTTACCGCCGAAAAGAACGCCGATGGCGTCTACTGCCTGAACCCCGGCTCCACGAGCCTGCCCAAAGGCGGAAACCCGCCGACCTTTGGACTTTACGAAACCTCCGGTGAAGGCTCCACCACTCCCCCGCGATTCAGCGTGCATCACCTGGAAACCGGCAAGGAACTGGCTACCGTAGAAATTGTGCGAGAGTAG
- the thiS gene encoding sulfur carrier protein ThiS, translating into MLTINGQSVDAAGKTVAEYLAEAGYNTVRIAVERNEEIVPKAKYAETVLADGDVVEVVNFVGGG; encoded by the coding sequence ATGCTTACCATTAATGGACAGAGTGTCGATGCGGCGGGCAAGACCGTTGCTGAATACCTTGCTGAAGCAGGGTATAATACCGTGCGCATCGCTGTAGAACGGAACGAAGAAATTGTGCCCAAGGCGAAGTACGCTGAGACGGTGTTGGCCGACGGCGACGTAGTCGAGGTCGTGAATTTTGTAGGCGGCGGGTGA
- a CDS encoding family 43 glycosylhydrolase, whose amino-acid sequence MKFGIGKASVVTTAAMLTLAYSAFAADWYAKETRWAGHDPDIIRYEDGYALATTDNHMLMQFSEDALNWKNGEPAMPKFSQWLYKYAPNMIDIWAPDIHYIGGEYRMYYCGSEMGIRSSGMGFMASKEIDPTKPGYGWTDMGEVIHTVKSDSYNAIDAAVLKDNDGKVWMAFGSWGTGIHILELNEETGKVKDGAKMINIANRGGSGIEGASLIEHDGYYYLFTAWDNCCKKGADLENNSYKTTVGRSSRIDGGYVDRSGKALLNGGGTILLSRYGRYYGPAGGEAFQDVNRQRFVNHYYDKNDGGNSYIQVRDIVYTDDGWPELGQPFLGRYLSAEAEQGALTHVDISSSSTASNGEFCAYINYEDSKIRLPMIIPQAGDYLIRYRYDNNWTEDGANGSSHFVSVNGKNQEVALPLTGAWSAFPEKSVVYIPTKFKRGSNFIEITKGKHYAELDRLDFLRIIRDTIPANGFDNGIRVRLTEKDEFAIKDGGYAIFENVITDSIAGPGVLVQVKNGAGGTLNIRKESKKGDVISKCELPSAGDASKWIDVRCTNLPEIKGVQDFYLTAEGLGGEILLGNIKFDEGVKDTTTAIRRIDGRDNRALRAGDMRGQNKKYRDLKGRRYDKQIPYRVMF is encoded by the coding sequence ATGAAATTCGGGATTGGCAAGGCTTCTGTCGTAACGACTGCGGCAATGCTTACTTTGGCTTATTCGGCCTTTGCGGCCGATTGGTACGCGAAGGAGACTCGCTGGGCGGGGCATGACCCGGACATTATCCGTTACGAGGACGGCTATGCGCTTGCCACGACGGACAACCACATGCTCATGCAGTTCTCCGAAGACGCGCTGAACTGGAAGAACGGCGAACCTGCCATGCCGAAGTTTTCTCAGTGGCTTTACAAGTATGCGCCGAACATGATTGACATCTGGGCGCCGGACATTCATTACATCGGCGGGGAATACCGCATGTACTATTGCGGTTCCGAGATGGGCATCCGCTCGTCGGGCATGGGCTTTATGGCGAGCAAGGAAATCGACCCGACAAAGCCTGGCTACGGTTGGACGGACATGGGCGAGGTGATTCACACGGTCAAGAGCGATTCGTACAACGCGATTGACGCGGCAGTGCTGAAGGACAACGATGGTAAGGTCTGGATGGCGTTCGGTTCGTGGGGCACGGGCATCCACATTCTGGAACTGAACGAAGAAACAGGCAAGGTGAAAGACGGCGCGAAGATGATCAACATCGCGAACCGCGGCGGTTCGGGCATCGAGGGCGCAAGCCTTATCGAACACGACGGTTACTATTACCTGTTTACGGCGTGGGATAACTGCTGCAAGAAGGGCGCTGACCTCGAAAACAATTCTTACAAGACGACGGTGGGACGCTCCAGTCGCATTGACGGCGGGTATGTGGACCGCAGCGGCAAGGCGCTCTTGAATGGCGGTGGCACGATTCTGTTGAGCCGTTACGGGCGCTACTACGGGCCTGCGGGCGGCGAGGCGTTCCAGGACGTGAATCGCCAGCGTTTTGTGAATCATTACTACGACAAGAATGATGGCGGAAACTCCTACATCCAAGTCCGCGATATCGTCTATACAGACGATGGCTGGCCGGAACTGGGACAACCGTTCCTCGGGCGTTATCTGAGTGCCGAGGCGGAACAAGGCGCTTTGACTCATGTGGATATTTCGAGCAGCTCGACGGCCTCGAACGGAGAATTCTGCGCTTACATCAACTACGAAGACAGCAAGATTCGCTTGCCGATGATTATCCCCCAGGCAGGCGACTACCTGATTCGCTACCGCTATGACAACAACTGGACCGAAGACGGTGCAAACGGTAGCTCGCATTTTGTGAGCGTCAACGGCAAAAATCAGGAAGTGGCGCTGCCGTTGACAGGCGCATGGAGCGCTTTCCCCGAAAAGTCGGTGGTGTACATTCCCACGAAATTCAAGCGCGGTTCGAACTTCATCGAGATTACGAAGGGCAAGCATTATGCGGAACTCGACCGTCTCGACTTCTTGCGCATTATTCGCGATACGATTCCGGCGAACGGCTTCGATAACGGTATCCGCGTGCGACTCACCGAAAAAGATGAGTTCGCCATTAAGGATGGCGGCTATGCAATTTTCGAGAACGTGATTACGGATTCCATCGCGGGGCCGGGCGTGCTTGTGCAGGTGAAGAACGGCGCGGGCGGAACGCTGAACATCCGTAAGGAAAGTAAGAAGGGCGACGTGATTTCCAAGTGCGAGTTGCCCTCGGCGGGTGATGCGAGCAAGTGGATTGACGTGCGCTGCACCAACCTTCCGGAAATCAAGGGCGTGCAGGACTTCTACCTGACGGCGGAAGGCCTCGGCGGTGAAATTCTCCTCGGAAACATCAAGTTTGACGAAGGCGTGAAAGATACGACGACTGCAATCCGCCGGATCGATGGGCGCGATAATCGAGCCCTTCGTGCGGGCGACATGCGCGGCCAGAATAAAAAATACCGCGACCTAAAAGGCCGGCGGTATGATAAGCAAATCCCGTATAGGGTGATGTTCTAG
- a CDS encoding helix-turn-helix transcriptional regulator, giving the protein MDKLKKERLQKKGWKVGDVDDFLGLSPAEMAIVEMKVALAKALVAKRKALGETQVSAAVIAKTSQSRYAKVEHADSSVSLELMIKMFFALGATKRELLKTLSA; this is encoded by the coding sequence ATGGATAAGTTGAAGAAAGAAAGACTGCAGAAGAAGGGGTGGAAAGTCGGAGATGTCGACGATTTTTTAGGGTTGAGTCCTGCTGAAATGGCGATTGTTGAAATGAAGGTTGCCTTGGCTAAGGCGTTGGTCGCCAAACGGAAAGCTCTCGGCGAAACGCAGGTCTCTGCCGCGGTCATAGCGAAGACGAGTCAGTCTCGATATGCCAAAGTGGAACATGCTGATTCAAGCGTTTCTTTGGAACTGATGATCAAGATGTTCTTTGCGTTAGGTGCAACCAAAAGGGAATTGCTAAAGACCCTTTCGGCTTAA
- a CDS encoding family 43 glycosylhydrolase: MHKVSSIALLAAVACFAANPLTTKFYSADAAALVYHDSLFIFAGHDEQGPQGNNNKAFVMNDWHVMVTDDMENYHDYGAVLSVKTFKWANASAFAGHCEYRNGKFYWYVAVHHGTIKENGSEGFAIGVAVADHPSGPWTDALGHALVTDNTQNDVALNIDPAIFYDGDDIWMYWGSWNAGRRVKLKENMLELASTPEDIKIKDFFEAPWMHKYRGNYYFSYASGYPSTTNYSMAPSLNGPWTQKGVINDKLDNSETNHQAIFKYLGHWYFMYHGANSPGGWTYRRSVNIDYLYYDENANIQKIKRTSTGVDKVNNAPLAEGGYRLMVTHSNMALEDENGIVVQRPADESSDAQLWVIAKGDSARHYTLKNFATGRYYCPPKALLDTVKTSETACNIRIENASVNKGYYVYGDYDSDFVGDVLNISKETGMPVITWVRTGTDNQKFQFKAAQLPEPVVDSSSSEVESSSSDIGISSSSGTTAIGSRAVRPDNTMLPARKGYRDIKGRSFDKQIPYRVMF; encoded by the coding sequence ATGCATAAAGTTTCCTCAATCGCGTTGCTTGCGGCTGTGGCTTGTTTTGCGGCGAATCCGCTCACTACGAAGTTCTATTCGGCGGATGCGGCGGCGCTCGTGTATCACGACAGCCTGTTCATTTTTGCGGGGCATGACGAGCAGGGCCCGCAGGGCAATAACAACAAGGCGTTCGTGATGAACGACTGGCACGTGATGGTGACCGACGACATGGAAAACTATCACGACTACGGTGCTGTGCTGAGCGTGAAGACCTTCAAGTGGGCGAATGCGAGCGCATTTGCAGGGCATTGCGAATACCGTAACGGCAAGTTCTACTGGTATGTGGCGGTACATCACGGAACCATCAAGGAAAACGGGAGCGAAGGCTTTGCCATCGGTGTCGCTGTTGCTGACCATCCGTCGGGACCGTGGACGGACGCACTTGGGCATGCGCTGGTGACCGACAACACGCAAAATGACGTGGCGTTGAATATCGACCCCGCGATTTTTTACGATGGCGATGATATCTGGATGTATTGGGGCTCGTGGAATGCGGGCCGCCGCGTGAAACTCAAGGAAAACATGCTCGAACTCGCGAGCACTCCCGAAGACATCAAGATTAAGGACTTTTTCGAGGCCCCGTGGATGCACAAATACCGCGGCAACTACTACTTCAGTTACGCTTCGGGGTACCCCTCCACGACGAACTACTCGATGGCGCCGAGCTTGAATGGCCCCTGGACGCAGAAGGGCGTCATCAACGACAAACTTGACAATTCCGAGACGAACCACCAGGCAATTTTCAAGTATCTCGGGCACTGGTATTTTATGTATCATGGAGCGAACTCTCCGGGCGGCTGGACTTACCGCCGTTCCGTGAATATTGACTACCTGTATTATGACGAAAATGCGAATATCCAGAAAATCAAGCGCACCTCGACGGGTGTAGACAAGGTGAATAACGCTCCGCTTGCCGAAGGAGGCTACCGCTTGATGGTGACGCATAGCAATATGGCGCTCGAAGACGAGAATGGCATTGTGGTGCAGCGCCCGGCGGATGAGTCTTCCGACGCGCAACTCTGGGTGATTGCGAAGGGAGATTCCGCACGCCATTACACGCTCAAGAACTTTGCGACCGGCCGCTATTACTGCCCGCCCAAGGCATTGCTCGATACGGTCAAGACATCCGAGACTGCTTGTAATATCCGCATCGAGAATGCGTCTGTGAACAAGGGCTATTACGTTTATGGCGATTACGATAGCGATTTTGTGGGCGACGTGCTGAACATCTCGAAGGAAACGGGCATGCCTGTGATTACGTGGGTCCGCACCGGAACGGATAACCAGAAATTCCAATTTAAGGCCGCCCAGTTGCCGGAACCTGTCGTAGATTCTTCGAGTTCGGAGGTTGAGTCAAGTTCGAGCGATATCGGAATTTCAAGCTCGTCCGGAACGACTGCGATTGGATCGCGCGCTGTCCGTCCTGACAATACGATGCTGCCTGCCCGCAAGGGTTATCGCGACATCAAGGGCCGTAGCTTCGACAAGCAAATCCCGTACAGGGTGATGTTCTAG